From the Streptomyces sp. Sge12 genome, the window CGAGCGGGAGCGGCCGGGGACCTGGATGACCCCGGCGGAGTACGGGGCCTCGCGGGCCGCCGTATGGAGCGCGGCCGTCGTCCTCGTCACCGACGTCCGCGGCCGGATCCTCGTCCAGAGCGTCGACTACCGCGCCGACCGGCTGCTCCCCGGCGGGGCCGTGGACGCCGGGGAGGCGCCGTCCGCGGCGGCCGCGCGCGAGCTGCGCGAGGAACTCGGCGTCGACGGCCGCTACCCGCGCGGCCTCGCCGTGGACTGGATTCCCGCCGACACTCCCGGCTTCCCGCCCGAGATGCGCTTCCCCGGCGAGATCCTGCACGTTTACGACGGCGGCACCTGGACTCCCGACCGGATCGAGGCCGTCCGCCTCCCGGCCCAGGAGATCACCGGCGTCCACTTCGCCGAACCGGCCGACCTGCCCGCCCTCATGGACCCGGGCGACGCCCGCCGCGCCCTGTCCGCCCTGCGCGCCCGCATCAACGGCTGCGGTGCCGCCCTGCTGGAGGACGGCCGCCCCACCGCCCCGACCGCCCTCGACCGGCTCGGTGTCCTGCGCACGCCGCGGATCCCGCAGCACGGGGCCTGGCACCCGGGACCGGTCCCGCAGGGGCTGCCCGTACGGGACCTGAGGTCCTGGATGTTCGCTCCCGACGGCCGGGTCCTGCTCCTCCTCTCGCGGGCCACCGGAGCCGCCCACCTCCCGCCCCCGGAGGGCGCCCCCACCGACGGCGCCGTCCCGCTCGGCTACCGCCGCGCCGAGCAGGGCGCCCACGCCCGCTCCGCCGCCCGCCTCACCGCCGCGCCGTCGGCCCCCGACCCGGAGTACGCCCGCCTGCTGGCCACCCCCGAACAGGTCCGCGAGCTGAGCGACTGGGGCCCGGCGGGCCACGACGAACTCGCCGCGGTCCACGCGGCCCGCACCCGCCTCGGGCTTCCCGCCCCCACCCGCACCCCGCCCACGGAACTCCCCGAGGAGGGCGCCCTCCGCTGAACCGCCACACGTTCCTGGGGGCCCGCCCCCGCCCCGCGGCCACCGCCATGATCGGGAAATCCGGCGTCCGCGGTCCGCGGTCCCGCAGCATGGGCCCATGAGCGACAGTGCGATCACCTACACCCTGTACATCCAGGCCGACCCCGACCGGGTCTGGCAGGCCCTCACCGAGCCCGCCCTCACCCGCCGGTACTGGGGCGTGAGCTTCGAGACCGACTGGGCGGTGGGCTCGCCGATGGACTGGGTCGAGCGGGGAGCCCGTACCAGCGACCCCGAACAGGTGGTCCTCGACTGCATCCCCGACCGTCTGCTCTCCTACACCTGGCACACCTTCACCCCGCAGTGGGCCGCCTCGGTCGGGATCGGCGAGGAGCTGAGGGCCGAACTGGCCGAGGAGCGCCGCACGAAGGTCACGTACGAGATCGAGCCCGTCGGCGACACCCTCGCCCGGCTGACCATCCTGCACGAGGGCTTCGAGCCCGGCGGCACCCTGATCGGCATGTGCGGACGGGCCTGGCCGATGCTCGCGTCGAGCCTCAAGACCCTGCTGGAGACCGGGGCCCCGCTTCCCGAGGCGGAGCCCGGGCCGGGCGAGGACTGACCCGGGGCGCGGAGAGCCGGGCCCCCCGCCCCCGGACGGCCCGGCTCTCCGTGGTCCCCCTCCCGCCCGACCGCCGCGCCCCGCCCGCACCGCACCTGAGATCATGTGTATAGACCACGAATCAGGAGCGCAGACATGACACTCGAGCACCACCGCGTCGTCATCAGCGCCGCCGGCCGCGACTTCGGGCGTACCCTCGCCCTGCGCTTCGCGAGCAGGGGCGCCGAGGTCCACCTCTCCGCCCGCACCGCCGAAGCCGCCGACCGCGTCCGCGCGGAGATCCTCGCCCAGGGGCACGACGCCGACCGCGTCCACGCCTACGCCTGCGACCTCACCGATCCCGCCTCCGTACGGGAGTTCGCCGCCGCGGTCGCCGCCCGCACCGACCGCATCGACGTACTGGTCAACAACGGCTCCCGCTACCAGCACGGCACCGACCTGCTGTCCGCCTCCGACGAGGACGTCAGCGACACCCTCGCCTCCGGCGCCACCGGCACCGTCCTGGCCACCAAGGCCTTCCTCCCGCTGCTCCTGAAGTCGGCCGGCCCGGACATCGTCACCATGGTCTCCGGCTGCGGGGAGACCGGCCACCACCGCTCCGACGCGCACGCGGCCTTCTACGCCGCCAAGAGCGCCCAGGCCGGATTCACCGAGATCCTCTCGCGCCGGCTCCGCGACCAGGGCGTTCGCGTCATCTCCCTCTACCCGCCGGACTTCGACAACCACGACCCGCTGTCGGAGTCCTGGGAGGGCGCCCCGCGCACCGCGAAGGACCCGCTCACCGCCCAGTCACTGGTGGACTGCATCTTCTTCGCGATCGGCCAG encodes:
- a CDS encoding SRPBCC domain-containing protein, producing the protein MSDSAITYTLYIQADPDRVWQALTEPALTRRYWGVSFETDWAVGSPMDWVERGARTSDPEQVVLDCIPDRLLSYTWHTFTPQWAASVGIGEELRAELAEERRTKVTYEIEPVGDTLARLTILHEGFEPGGTLIGMCGRAWPMLASSLKTLLETGAPLPEAEPGPGED
- a CDS encoding NUDIX domain-containing protein; translation: MPQLTDQGAIDEHERERPGTWMTPAEYGASRAAVWSAAVVLVTDVRGRILVQSVDYRADRLLPGGAVDAGEAPSAAAARELREELGVDGRYPRGLAVDWIPADTPGFPPEMRFPGEILHVYDGGTWTPDRIEAVRLPAQEITGVHFAEPADLPALMDPGDARRALSALRARINGCGAALLEDGRPTAPTALDRLGVLRTPRIPQHGAWHPGPVPQGLPVRDLRSWMFAPDGRVLLLLSRATGAAHLPPPEGAPTDGAVPLGYRRAEQGAHARSAARLTAAPSAPDPEYARLLATPEQVRELSDWGPAGHDELAAVHAARTRLGLPAPTRTPPTELPEEGALR
- a CDS encoding SDR family oxidoreductase — translated: MTLEHHRVVISAAGRDFGRTLALRFASRGAEVHLSARTAEAADRVRAEILAQGHDADRVHAYACDLTDPASVREFAAAVAARTDRIDVLVNNGSRYQHGTDLLSASDEDVSDTLASGATGTVLATKAFLPLLLKSAGPDIVTMVSGCGETGHHRSDAHAAFYAAKSAQAGFTEILSRRLRDQGVRVISLYPPDFDNHDPLSESWEGAPRTAKDPLTAQSLVDCIFFAIGQPRDCFIKSFHFEQV